Proteins found in one Quercus robur chromosome 2, dhQueRobu3.1, whole genome shotgun sequence genomic segment:
- the LOC126714532 gene encoding cysteine-rich and transmembrane domain-containing protein WIH2: MSYQRAPQEPYPPPGYGYPYPPPPPQGYPSAPPYDGYPPPPPPPPGYPGYPPPQPPTYEGYQGYFAQGYQHPPPPPPPQQYQQYHCEHHHYDDQPGCLSFLRGCLAALCCCCLLEECCFFL; this comes from the exons ATGAGTTACCAGAGAGCTCCCCAAGAACCGTATCCTCCCCCAG GGTACGGATATCCATATCCTCCACCACCGCCACAGGGATACCCATCAGCGCCACCGTACGATGGGTaccccccaccaccaccaccaccgccaggATATCCAGGGTACCCACCTCCGCAGCCTCCGACGTACGAGGGGTACCAAGGTTATTTCGCACAAGGGTACCAGCATCCTCCACCACCGCCGCCGCCACAACAATATCAACAATACCACTGTGAGCATCACCACTACGATGATCAGCCCGGCTGTCTCTCTTTCTTACGTGGCTG TTTGGCTGCGCTTTGCTGCTGTTGTCTGTTGGAGGAGTGCTGCTTTTTTCTTTGA